GTGTATCCATCACAAGGGGGGGCCCACacgcatatgtgtgtacCGCTTGCAGTGGGGATTCCTCCACCGACCACCATTTGCgaggaaattattttccgCTATGTGTGGCCCCCTCATCATTACATGCTAAGTGCTCCCCGAAGTTATAAACGTAGAGTAGGTCCCCACTCGGCTTGTACACGTGCACCGATTTGTGCACATTACTATACGCAATTACGTCACTCAgggtagaaaaaaacagctcACTGGGGATGAAGTTATTGCATACGATTtcgtttttcactttatAACTCCTCAAACAGAGCAACgctattttgttttgcctgTTCGATTCGGTTATGCAGCCAAGGGTGTCATGCCCTTCGCTCAGACAATacgcttttttctttttcgctttcACATTTGGGATGGTGACTAGAGGGTGATCCGCGTCGTTCACGTCGTTCACGTCGTAGATGCTTATGCATTTCTACGGGGGGGTAAcgacaaaaagggggcagccATGAGGAGTACCACATATAATGCTGCTCTCTACTGAGTAGAAGCGACAATGGGGTGATCCACCCAGAGATGTTTGCATCTAAGGAGGGAATGGCAACTGCACTGGGGGTGCCCCCCTCATTGTCTCCTCACCCGCTCGTACTTCTGAATGCATATGTTTGTCCCCTGGCCcaggaaaaaggaacagacGTACGCCTGGAAAGCATCCTGTATGACGCTAACGACGTGGCTACTATACAGAGAGTAGACGCAGACGCACCCCTCCTCCTTTGCCAAAGTTAAGAAGTGAATGTGATCCTCCGCGAAGTCAATCGAGTCTACTCTGTAGCTGTTGACATACACCCGAGCTACCTCAAGAGAAACCGAATCGATTGAAAAAACTTTGTTTGCAATTGTGTAGAGCAAGAATAGCCCATCTTTGGAGAAACAGCACGAGTCGCACCTGAGCGCTTTGGACTTCCTCAtcctccgccgctcccctgGGTTCATTCGGTCAGCGTGTGCGCGCAGCGGGGGTTTCAGTGAGTGTGTTCAGAGCCAGAGCTCTCCCCTGCGGGTGCGAAGCAGTTTGTGCTGATCCCCTATCCCTCACGTGAGCACCCCAACATGGTACACTCCAGAGCAGACGAATCGAATAACCAAACGGCAAAGTGTCCCCCTTTATGAACTGTCGCCATGTTGGCCACTTTCACACATCAACGGGCATCGCTCGCCAGGCGCGGCACACACAAAAGATAACTCGGGAAGACGTGAACGTCGATGCGGGGCGGTACTCGCGTCTCGCTAAATTGACGCTAAAATGCACAGCTTCGAAAAggtaaaacaaaaaggacaaaGATAAGTAAACGTATGCGGATCAAATGAATACTCCCTTGAGAGTCACACAAGGGgggaactaaaaaaaaaaaaaagaaaaaaaaaaaaaaaaaaaaacttaaaaagcGAAGGGGAGCAATGGCGAGGGGGCCAAATACCAACAAGGGGGAAGTAACCCCCACGGGGCAAATACGACAAAGGGGGATGCTCTCCACACGACGATTAAAAGTAAACACACACATCGTGCTGACACACACGTGGCGACGGTCGAGCCGGCCCCGCCGATCAGACAGCCCAAATTGCATATCTCCCGAAAAATCACCCCCAACACAACATGCCAGCGCGAGGAGTAGCGGAACGCAGGTGATTTAAAGCGAGGCACAATCTCAACTTCGTTCTCCAATCGGAAGGACGCCCCCTAGTCAACCGTCGACGGGCAGCTATTCTTCGTGTCATCGAAGAAGTGGTGCTTCATCTTGCCCACCTTCGTTTTGCTGcgcggaaaaggaaaaaaaaaagggggggaggaataAGTGAGTAGAtgtgcaaaggggaaatgcTCAACAGAGGGGTGTGTGGGAAGGACAATGCCACGGAGAGTTTATCCTTCACTCTGGCGTTAGCGCAGGGGCAAAGGTCTTCGCCGCTCTGCCCCTTTCTCCTCTGCGCTTCAGCTCGCTCCACTCGCCGCTCCCCTACTTGGAGAATAGCACCCGCACTATGGTGTAGACGCTGAGGATGACGCAgaggatgatgaagaagagcaTGCAGATGTCGAAGAGCTCGTTGACTTGTATGGTGAGCTTGGTCCTTCCGCTGGAGATGATGAAGTCCTTGTCCCGAACCACGTGGTAGGTACGCTGGATGAAGTGGCTATTCTCGATGAAGGAGATCAGCAGGGAGTTGTCAAAATGGGTAAAGTGCTTAAAGTAGGAGCAAGCGACGATGTTCTCCTCTACATTTGAGATATTCTTCAAATACTTGTAGAGCAGCTTCCGTTCGTAGGTCGTCTCAACGATGTAGCAGTTAATGTGGCCCAGGTACTCCTCACTGGTGTTCTTCACCGAatctataatttttctattataacTTCCATCCTTATCCTTGTATAACTTCCAAAGCTTCGTCTTGGTGCTTATAAAAACGGTGCACATATCATCACTTTGCACCGTCGAGAGATACACCTTGGGTTCGATATCAGATGCAACGTGCTCATAAGGAATGAAAGAAATTTGTTTGCAATTCACTTGGTATGAATTGAGTCCACACCTGAAGAGGTGAACGAGCTGTTTCCCTTTGTCAAAGGATATGTAGTAGAACCCAACTTCGTTTTCCTCATCTTGAAAGAGAACCAAATCTAGCACGTTCTTCACTCGGAAGTACACATACGTTGTAAAGTCTTTCAGAATGGATACGTAGTCATTACCGTGGTAATACATAGCAATGTACCTTCCCAGGGAGGAGAGATTTTTCACCTGAGCTTTTCTGAGCGGCTTGATGGAGTGGTCCTTAAAGAGAGACATCTCATACACGTAGCTATCGTTCTTATAGCAGTTGTTAAATTCGCTCTCGTTGAAAAAAACCTTATGGCATTTTTCGAAGCATTGCTGAGTCAAATTCTTATTCGTGTGCTTCCACAAGATGCTGTTGTCTCCTAGGTGGTCCTTATACTGCGGCGTCGTATTGTAAAGGAAGCTATTGTTAGTCGTCACCTGGTCGTCCGTATAAGACAGGTACTTATCCTCCAgctgcttcttccacttcttcttcaggaGCTGCTGCATGTGGTACTTAAAATTGCATGCAATTgtcttattatatatgtagtaggcaatattatttttgtcaaATTCTAGCTTTACCAGCGTGTTAAAGTAGCTAGCTATTTTCTTCAGGAGGAGGTTGTTCTCTTTGCTCATGTAGATGAGGCTTAGCTCGAACTGCTTGTTGTACTGCTCGTTCTTCAGGAAGGTCGCCTTCAGCTCGTTGTTGTTCCGCCTGGAGGGGTAGCAGAGGAGTTTCCTGGGCATGAACGTGGGGCTGCCACCGCCAACTCTGCCGCTagcaccgccaacaccgcccaCGCTGCATATCGCGGCGCGCTTCACAAAGTCGTCGTCGTAATCATCGTAGTCGTCATTCTCGCTAATCCCGCGGTCGTAGCCCACGGGCCCGCCGTCATCAAACGGCTCGTCCACCTCCTCCTCAAAGTCGTCGTCGTCAAACCCATAGTTGCtgaacttttttatataaaaaggatcATTCTTCACGTACAACTCGTTCTTCCTATCCATGTACTTCATCCCAGACTCACTATAAAAGaggtaatttattttgctgaTGATCCCCTTCTTGTTGttctttaataaaattaggTCCCCATCATTGTACCCAAAAACGAAGTGTATATTCGTGGGGATGCGGTACTTAAAGTAGTTGATCACTTTTGTGAagcttttgtaaaaatataagttgTCTCCAATTTCTAGTTCGCCTATGTGTGAGGTCTTCACGTAGTAGTTgtcttcattttcgtttaGGAAAATGTACTGGAAATTTTTCAGTTCGCTTTTAAATCCGCTTGCGTTTGTGTACGTCACGGTGACTTGCTTGGCCTTCACCTCCCCCGCGGCGAACGCCCCGCGCTCCAGCAGGCACAGCGCCGTCACCAGGCTGCACAGCTTGCGCACCACTGTCATTGGAGAGCGaacggggggaagcggcgccgTTGATGGGATTACCAAATGTTGCCTCTCcaacggggggaagaagcgccgTTGATGGGGTTACCAAATGTTGCctctccaaaggggggaagcagcaccCTTAATGGATTTTTAAAACGCCGCCTCACAAATGATCCCTCGCAAAGGGGGCGTGGTCTTCTCCCTTCACAGGCGCACACCCCACTTTTCTGCCGCGCGAGTGTGTGTACCAGACCAGTGACTTACCACTgggtattattttccttttttttttcggccACCACCCTGCGCGCTCACTCATTTGCTAACTTCCGCAATGAgggcgaacaaaaaaaaaaaagaaaaaaaaaaagggaaaaatgtcACCTGGCGAGAGGAACGCCCAAATGTGTACCTTCTCTTGTGCATAAATTGCCCCACCGTTCGAGCGCAAGGAAAAGTGCGAACAGGTAAGCAGCttgggggaaataaaaagtgcGCTCAAAAAGTGCGCCCAAAAAGTGCCCTCAAAAAGTTCCCCTAAAATGTGCGCTCAAAATGGGCGctcaaaatgtgcacacaaaatgTGAACTCTTAAATTACATTGACGAAGTGTACTCTCAAAGTACGCCCTTAACATACACACTCAAAATACACCCAACAAGTGCGGTGCCAATTGCGCCATGCCAACTGTGCGCACAAAGTGAAAGACGCATGTCCAACGGGTAGCCAAAATCTGTATCCCCGCGCGCGCAATTTTTCGTTCCGCCTCAGCTCAAGtcgggaaaaaaatcgcCTCCGAGGAAAACTCTCCTCCGAGTGAAACTCCCCTCTGAGTAAAACTCTCCTCACATCAGCACACACATTTTGTGCCTTCCCGGCTAGCTAAACTCTCTCTCCCCCttgcaactttttaaaaaacacataACTGTGCAGTAACACATTACCCCTTCGCCATTCACAATGGGAGACGCTCACACGGGGTGTGCCTTTCGCCATGCGCAAAGTTGGAACCGACTTCTCCCCACAAgcaacacttttttttttttctcctccattgttcctttttctttcctacCATTTCGGCATCTCgaaatgaatatttattaaaagggaaaaataaaaattaaaaaatgattgcACGGTTTGCCCCATTTTACATTCAGCAGTTGTTGCGCACtggcactttttttcctttatctcATCTCATTTTCAGATacgaggcaaaaaaaaaaaaaaaaaaaaaaaaaatacgaaaaacaaaaattttttaaattacgaAAATGTGTCTGTCATTTGTAacatggaaataaaaactgtTAAAACGTATGTGGCACATTTTCTCGGTGGATAACttttcattccttttttttttttttttaaaaagatttgGTTCGTACATTTTGTCTACTACAACTAtatcgtattttttttttttttttttttttttttctcctttttgcgtaAAAACTGCTCTCCGTTCATGCATGTGTCGAAACTGTTTACGCATCGTGTAAGCAATTGGACAATGCACAGTTGCAGGTTTGCAAAAGGgcgtacttttttatatacgtgtttgtgtgtgtgcgggTAAAGCTGTTCAACTTTTCATCCCCCCACTAGCACCAGGGATGCAACGCCTTTGTCGGCCGTTCGCAGCGCAGCTAGCTGTTCTtagcaaaaaagaggaggcgTCTAACATCTGTGAACCGTAACGCGGCCGCCTAGTTGTTCTGCGCCTTCAGCTTGTTCCTTCTCTCCTCAATGATGTCCAACTTGATTCCCTTCTCACGGGGTAAACTGATATACGGCTTCGAATTATCCCCAATGACAAACACGTTGCTCAAACGAGtggcaaatatttttcccctgGAGTCCTTCACGTGAATAATATCATACGTTCCTATGTTCTTATCGATGGAGGAAATGATACCAACTCTTCCAACACTGTGTCCAGCTGTGACCATAACCATACTGCCGATTTGGAATTTTAAATGTTCCAGCACTTTCCCGGTTTCTAAGTCTAATCGAACCGTATCGTTCACCTTAACGTCTGGGTGAATGTATGGAATGCTCCTACCATCATGGGTAACGGCAATGGATAATCGTCCTTTTCtcaaaatcatttttttcaccttgcACAATTTGTATTTGCTCTCCTCATTGGTAATTCGGTGGGGGACAAATCTTCCTTTAATGTCGTACAGGAGTCTAAAATATTCGTTCGACTTGGTAATATGAATAACGTCCATAAGACCAACAGGGAATGTGCAATCGGTTCTTATCTTGTTGTCCacttttacaattttctGAATTAATATCATTTTCACTTCGTCAAATGTTAGGGCATACTTCAGTCTGTTTCGTAACAAAATTACCAGGGGGATACTTTCGATGAGCCTGTGGGGACCGCTACTCGTTTTGGGCGCATACTGGCCGCCCATTTTGTTCAACATCCAATGCGAGGGCGCATTGACTCTCTTCATGTGCTTCTTTATTCCTTTaccctgcagggggggggagaaacgcgGAAAGTGCGAGGTAAATGTGTTAGTGACGCGGAAAGGGTGATCAAAATGGtggtcaaaaaaatatgaacggttcatattttcacattcgcaagcaaaaaaaaaaaaaaaaaaaaaaagctatctGTATAGGAAActctcaaaaaaatatgaacagccataaaaaaaaaaaagttgcacacatttttggtAAAAGCACAATATAACAGTTTTGTAAGCGGCTTGCGGGTAGACAAACATATAGGGGCCAAACATGTGCGGTATCTCCTTTCATAAAATTACACAGCAGGGTGGCAACATTTCCGTATGTAGATCGAACAAAAGGGCGTGTTTCACCGCAAGTCGCTTCTCAGCCaattggaaaaatatgacatGGAAGCTCAATATGGCGTAATAGCAGCCCATTCGGCCCGTTTAGCCCATTCGCCGCCATTTAACAGGAGCGAAAAGGCTTCGCCAAATATGTACTCTCATTAGCATACACTCGGGTAGATATGCAAAAAGGTACACTCAGGTATGCAGTTTGAAGGGCATCTGCGCGCACGGGCAAATGCCCGTATAGTACATGCAAACGCCGCAGGGGTAAGCGCCCCTACGAAATTTCccatcctcttttttgtaCGTACCATTTTGCCGATCGAGTTTTAAAATTGGTTGGTTGGTTTTCTCCTTAGAAGGATTAAGAATATGTAAGGGCGGGCCTCTTATGCCTTATATTTGTAGGGTAAAAAATACCAAGTTATAATTCTGggtaaatgtaattttttatatatgttgtTCACGCAAAAGGGTTGAAACGAAAGAACTGTAACATTTAACTATTTCAACGCGTGCGTACGTTTGTTCCTGACAcagctttgtttttttatcatttaatgtataagcaaaatggtgaacagttttttttttttttttttttttttgtcaattttaGAAGGTCAGGATgcgttacaaaaaaaaacgaattggTATGCTTATTCTCTTAtacgtatttttatttaaactgCGGCTGAGGCTGAAGCTgagagcgttttttttttttttttacttcgcCACGGATGcggcataaatatatgtacaatatCTTTTGCTACGTAGTATGCACGTGTggcctttttgtttttttcattttttgcaatttacAGTATAGGGGCCAGTGGGTCGGCTATCCACATTTGGCacctctttatttttacttctttttttcacctttgcaACGCTTTGCAAACTCAGCAGCAGATATTATTTGCTGCTTCAATATCACATTAGCGCAGGgccgggggaaaaaaaaaattcgctcCTCACGGGGCTGCGACACCCCCATACATACACTTAAATCACTTCCGGCGTTGCCCAAAGTGGGGCCCACCGCGTTGCAACGTATGCGCTATGTATGTTCTTATACCTTTATGCGCTATGGCAGAGTGAAGCATATATAAACTCATAAATGGAATAGGCGCCCAGTGCCCTCGATTTCTTCCATTGGGGAATCCCATTTTGTG
The DNA window shown above is from Plasmodium vivax chromosome 9, whole genome shotgun sequence and carries:
- a CDS encoding hypothetical protein, conserved (encoded by transcript PVX_090940A), with protein sequence MRKSKALRCDSCCFSKDGLFLLYTIANKVFSIDSVSLEVARVYVNSYRVDSIDFAEDHIHFLTLAKEEGCVCVYSLYSSHVVSVIQDAFQAYVCSFFLGQGTNICIQKYERKCISIYDVNDVNDADHPLVTIPNVKAKKKKAYCLSEGHDTLGCITESNRQNKIALLCLRSYKVKNEIVCNNFIPSELFFSTLSDVIAYSNVHKSVHVYKPSGDLLYVYNFGEHLACVTLASKSRERNVLSLGTEDGAVRGDSPTPRQLERNKKNNFK
- a CDS encoding hypothetical protein, conserved (encoded by transcript PVX_090945A) yields the protein MTVVRKLCSLVTALCLLERGAFAAGEVKAKQVTVTYTNASGFKSELKNFQYIFLNENEDNYYVKTSHIGELEIGDNLYFYKSFTKVINYFKYRIPTNIHFVFGYNDGDLILLKNNKKGIISKINYLFYSESGMKYMDRKNELYVKNDPFYIKKFSNYGFDDDDFEEEVDEPFDDGGPVGYDRGISENDDYDDYDDDFVKRAAICSVGGVGGASGRVGGGSPTFMPRKLLCYPSRRNNNELKATFLKNEQYNKQFELSLIYMSKENNLLLKKIASYFNTLVKLEFDKNNIAYYIYNKTIACNFKYHMQQLLKKKWKKQLEDKYLSYTDDQVTTNNSFLYNTTPQYKDHLGDNSILWKHTNKNLTQQCFEKCHKVFFNESEFNNCYKNDSYVYEMSLFKDHSIKPLRKAQVKNLSSLGRYIAMYYHGNDYVSILKDFTTYVYFRVKNVLDLVLFQDEENEVGFYYISFDKGKQLVHLFRCGLNSYQVNCKQISFIPYEHVASDIEPKVYLSTVQSDDMCTVFISTKTKLWKLYKDKDGSYNRKIIDSVKNTSEEYLGHINCYIVETTYERKLLYKYLKNISNVEENIVACSYFKHFTHFDNSLLISFIENSHFIQRTYHVVRDKDFIISSGRTKLTIQVNELFDICMLFFIILCVILSVYTIVRVLFSNKTKVGKMKHHFFDDTKNSCPSTVD
- a CDS encoding 40S ribosomal protein S4, putative (encoded by transcript PVX_090950A): MGKGIKKHMKRVNAPSHWMLNKMGGQYAPKTSSGPHRLIESIPLVILLRNRLKYALTFDEVKMILIQKIVKVDNKIRTDCTFPVGLMDVIHITKSNEYFRLLYDIKGRFVPHRITNEESKYKLCKVKKMILRKGRLSIAVTHDGRSIPYIHPDVKVNDTVRLDLETGKVLEHLKFQIGSMVMVTAGHSVGRVGIISSIDKNIGTYDIIHVKDSRGKIFATRLSNVFVIGDNSKPYISLPREKGIKLDIIEERRNKLKAQNN